One genomic region from Streptomyces sp. NBC_01304 encodes:
- a CDS encoding phosphotransferase family protein: MTTTVLEGLSASARGVVHRGAKSCDCAGATVLADRHDGTVVRHGDIVAKAHAPDADRSELAVRTAVAAHPALAGILLPPLAIPGAELHGRAVSFWPHGTPVDPEAPDEAPWEQAATLLARLHRTPTAQLPGPVPQMRGPVKAALAVARMRKAGPHPAAAPVEGAWSTLPAWARAEAPMPHATTLCHGDLHLGQLVRHPTPGGAWLLIDVDDLGLGAPAWDLARPAAWYAAGLLDPDAWTRFLGAYRAAGGPAVPADGDPWPALDTAAQALTVQTAALAIAKSRAESRELDDVELAVVHACDRIAALPPQLAPGAPK; the protein is encoded by the coding sequence GTGACCACGACGGTCCTGGAGGGACTCAGCGCGAGTGCCCGGGGCGTGGTGCATCGCGGGGCGAAGTCCTGCGACTGCGCGGGCGCCACCGTCCTCGCCGACCGGCACGACGGCACCGTCGTCCGGCACGGGGACATCGTCGCCAAGGCGCACGCCCCCGACGCGGACCGGTCGGAGCTGGCTGTGCGTACGGCGGTCGCCGCGCACCCCGCCCTGGCGGGCATCCTGCTGCCTCCGCTCGCGATCCCGGGGGCGGAACTGCACGGCCGCGCCGTCTCGTTCTGGCCGCACGGCACCCCCGTCGACCCCGAGGCACCCGACGAGGCCCCCTGGGAGCAGGCCGCCACCCTCCTGGCCCGACTGCACCGCACGCCCACCGCCCAACTCCCCGGCCCCGTCCCGCAGATGCGCGGCCCCGTCAAGGCGGCCCTCGCCGTCGCGCGCATGCGCAAGGCGGGCCCGCACCCCGCCGCCGCCCCCGTCGAGGGGGCCTGGTCGACGCTGCCGGCCTGGGCCCGCGCCGAGGCCCCGATGCCGCACGCCACCACCCTGTGCCACGGCGACCTCCACCTGGGCCAGCTGGTTCGCCACCCGACCCCCGGCGGAGCCTGGCTCCTGATCGACGTGGACGACCTGGGCCTCGGCGCCCCGGCCTGGGACCTGGCCCGCCCCGCCGCCTGGTACGCGGCGGGCCTCCTCGACCCGGACGCCTGGACCCGCTTCCTCGGCGCGTACCGCGCGGCCGGCGGCCCCGCGGTGCCCGCCGACGGGGACCCCTGGCCGGCCCTCGACACCGCCGCGCAGGCGCTGACCGTACAGACCGCGGCCCTCGCGATCGCCAAGTCCCGGGCCGAGTCCCGTGAGCTGGACGACGTGGAGCTGGCCGTGGTGCACGCCTGTGACCGTATTGCGGCACTCCCACCGCAGTTGGCGCCCGGTGCCCCCAAGTAG
- a CDS encoding TFIIB-type zinc ribbon-containing protein, with product MQCPKCRAPMQTYNRNGVQIEQCSGCRGIFLDYGELESLTRLEGQWQQQAPPPPGPQAYPAAPAPQAYPAAPAPAWGSPQHGGGHYGHGHRQKSFGRMLFSS from the coding sequence ATGCAGTGTCCCAAGTGCCGAGCACCGATGCAGACGTACAACCGCAACGGCGTCCAGATCGAGCAGTGCAGCGGCTGCCGAGGGATATTCCTGGACTACGGCGAGCTCGAGTCGCTGACCCGGCTCGAGGGGCAGTGGCAGCAGCAGGCCCCGCCGCCGCCCGGCCCGCAGGCGTACCCTGCCGCCCCGGCCCCGCAGGCCTACCCGGCCGCCCCGGCCCCCGCCTGGGGCTCGCCGCAGCACGGCGGCGGCCACTATGGCCACGGCCACCGGCAGAAGAGCTTCGGCCGGATGCTTTTCTCCTCCTGA
- a CDS encoding chorismate-binding protein, with product MHDLAPMARFGGLVATDLCDVTSDPAALDSTGFWAVTADFEGRLVCARFGDVRKAPVPEPTPGQWRGPAQHDWTTSLDHTAYTSGVRRIREHIAAGEVYQANLCRVLSAPIGEGADVDALTALLARGNPAPYAGTIRLPGHGVEIATASPELFLRRDGRVVESGPIKGTGRTEADLLDKDHAENVMIVDLVRNDLGRVCATGSVTVPDLCVVEKHPGLVHLVSTVRGELADGAGWPELLAATFPPGSVTGAPKSSALRIIEALETAPRGPYCGGIGWVDADRGAAELAVGIRTFWIDRDAGALRFGTGAGITWGSDPEREWQETELKAARLLAVASGTYDPTRGNGT from the coding sequence GTGCACGACCTAGCTCCCATGGCGCGCTTCGGCGGCCTCGTCGCCACCGATCTGTGCGATGTCACCAGCGATCCCGCCGCCCTGGACTCCACCGGCTTCTGGGCGGTCACGGCGGACTTCGAGGGCCGCCTCGTCTGCGCCCGCTTCGGCGACGTACGCAAGGCCCCGGTTCCCGAGCCCACGCCCGGGCAGTGGCGCGGACCTGCGCAGCATGACTGGACGACATCGCTCGACCACACCGCGTACACCTCGGGCGTACGACGGATCCGCGAGCACATCGCGGCCGGCGAGGTCTACCAGGCCAACCTCTGCCGGGTGCTGTCCGCGCCCATCGGCGAAGGCGCCGACGTGGACGCCCTGACGGCGCTGCTCGCCCGCGGCAACCCCGCTCCCTACGCGGGGACCATCCGGCTGCCGGGCCACGGCGTGGAGATCGCCACGGCCTCGCCGGAGCTGTTCCTCCGCCGCGACGGGCGGGTCGTCGAGTCGGGGCCGATCAAGGGGACCGGGCGGACCGAGGCGGATCTCCTGGACAAGGACCACGCCGAGAACGTGATGATCGTGGACCTGGTCCGCAACGACCTCGGCCGGGTCTGCGCCACCGGATCCGTGACCGTGCCCGACCTCTGCGTGGTGGAGAAGCACCCCGGCCTGGTCCACCTCGTGTCCACGGTGCGCGGCGAGCTCGCCGACGGCGCCGGCTGGCCCGAACTCCTTGCCGCGACGTTCCCGCCCGGGTCCGTCACCGGCGCCCCTAAGTCCAGCGCGCTCAGGATCATCGAGGCGCTGGAGACGGCGCCGCGCGGTCCGTACTGCGGCGGCATCGGCTGGGTCGACGCGGACCGGGGGGCTGCGGAGCTGGCCGTGGGCATTCGTACGTTCTGGATCGACCGGGACGCGGGCGCCTTGCGGTTCGGCACCGGCGCGGGCATCACCTGGGGCTCGGACCCCGAGCGGGAGTGGCAGGAGACCGAGCTCAAGGCGGCCCGGCTGCTCGCGGTAGCGTCGGGGACGTACGACCCGACGAGAGGGAACGGCACGTGA
- a CDS encoding aminotransferase class IV, protein MKIWLNGGLRDEDAARVSVFDHGLTVGDGLFETLKAVDGSPFALTRHLDRLTRSARGLGLPEPDLDEIRRACAAVLEANPLAYGRLRITLTGGLSPLGSDRGEAPPTLIVALGEATRRPDSTAVITVPWTRNERSAIAGLKTTSYAENVVALARARERGASEALFGNTVGQLCEGTGSNVFVVLDGELHTPPLASGCLAGITRALTVEWTGAHETDLPLDVLDRAEEVFVTSSLRDIQPVHRVDSRELPGTPGPVTTKAMRTFEERAAADIDP, encoded by the coding sequence GTGAAGATCTGGCTCAATGGCGGGCTGCGGGACGAGGACGCGGCCCGGGTCTCCGTCTTCGACCACGGCCTGACGGTGGGTGACGGGCTCTTCGAGACGCTCAAGGCGGTCGACGGCAGCCCCTTCGCGCTCACCCGCCACCTCGACCGTCTGACCCGCTCGGCGCGCGGCCTCGGCCTGCCCGAACCGGACCTGGACGAGATCCGCCGGGCCTGCGCCGCCGTGCTCGAGGCCAACCCGCTCGCGTACGGCCGCCTGCGCATCACCCTCACCGGCGGCCTCTCGCCGCTCGGCTCGGACCGCGGCGAGGCGCCGCCCACGCTGATCGTCGCGCTCGGCGAGGCGACGCGGCGGCCGGACAGCACGGCCGTGATCACCGTGCCCTGGACGCGCAACGAGCGCAGCGCGATCGCCGGCCTCAAGACCACGTCGTACGCGGAGAACGTCGTCGCGCTCGCCCGTGCCCGCGAACGGGGCGCCAGTGAGGCCCTGTTCGGCAACACCGTGGGGCAGCTGTGCGAGGGCACGGGCTCCAACGTCTTCGTCGTGCTCGACGGCGAACTGCACACGCCGCCGCTCGCCTCCGGCTGCCTCGCGGGCATCACCCGCGCGCTCACCGTGGAATGGACGGGCGCCCACGAGACGGACCTGCCGCTCGACGTGCTCGACCGCGCCGAAGAGGTCTTCGTGACGTCCTCGCTGCGCGACATCCAGCCCGTGCACCGCGTCGACTCCCGCGAACTGCCGGGCACGCCCGGCCCGGTCACCACGAAGGCCATGCGGACCTTCGAGGAGCGTGCCGCCGCGGACATCGACCCGTAA
- a CDS encoding GNAT family N-acetyltransferase, with product MTTTLRPTGPIQREAGEVRSRPYQVCVNSRPVGTTVLATHPVFGPTVGQIRTLAIDEPDRRRGRGTVAALAAEEVLRGWGCKRVEVAVPADATAALSLGTALGYVERNRHMAKPLGERPPSLPPGSVGRPMTEPEYATWLAQGKVAYAQDWIERGVPEAEAHAKSEADHASSLPNGLRTPGVVFRVLEHAGAAVGTLWVSMRDDGAYVYDVLVGEEHRGRGHGRTLMLLAETEARTGGADRIGLNVFAGNTPALRLYESLGYRPVTYFLYKSLL from the coding sequence ATGACGACGACCCTGCGGCCGACCGGGCCGATACAGCGCGAAGCGGGCGAGGTGCGCTCCCGCCCCTACCAGGTGTGCGTGAACAGCCGCCCCGTCGGCACCACCGTGCTCGCCACGCATCCCGTGTTCGGCCCGACGGTCGGCCAGATCCGCACGCTGGCCATCGACGAGCCCGACCGCAGGCGCGGCCGGGGGACCGTCGCCGCGCTCGCCGCCGAGGAGGTCCTGCGCGGCTGGGGCTGCAAGCGGGTCGAAGTGGCCGTGCCCGCGGACGCCACGGCCGCGCTGTCCCTCGGCACGGCGCTCGGCTACGTCGAGCGCAACCGCCACATGGCCAAGCCCCTCGGCGAGCGGCCGCCGTCCCTGCCTCCGGGCAGCGTGGGACGGCCGATGACCGAGCCGGAGTACGCGACCTGGCTGGCACAAGGGAAGGTCGCGTACGCCCAGGACTGGATCGAGCGAGGCGTCCCGGAGGCCGAGGCGCACGCCAAGTCCGAGGCGGACCATGCGAGTTCACTGCCCAACGGGCTGCGGACGCCGGGAGTCGTGTTCCGTGTCCTCGAGCACGCCGGCGCGGCCGTGGGCACGCTGTGGGTGTCGATGCGGGACGACGGTGCGTACGTGTACGACGTGCTCGTCGGCGAGGAACACCGGGGCCGGGGCCACGGCCGCACCCTGATGCTCCTCGCCGAGACCGAGGCCCGCACGGGGGGCGCGGACCGGATCGGCCTCAACGTCTTCGCCGGGAACACTCCGGCGCTGCGCCTGTACGAGTCGCTCGGCTACCGGCCGGTGACGTACTTCCTGTACAAGTCGCTGCTCTGA
- a CDS encoding DsbA family protein, giving the protein MSDSTPSGPARPVVLDIWCELQCPDCRTALDDVRALRARYGDRIEPRLRHFPLEKHKHSFAAAQAAEEAAEQGQGWPFVEAVLGRVEELDKQGEPFLVDTARALGLDAEEFDTALIDGRHILIVDADHAEGKAIGVTGTPTYVIDGERLDGGKSQDGLRERIEQIADRLLAEQG; this is encoded by the coding sequence ATGAGCGACTCCACCCCCTCAGGCCCTGCCCGCCCCGTCGTCCTCGACATCTGGTGCGAGCTCCAGTGCCCCGACTGCCGCACCGCCCTGGACGACGTACGCGCGCTGCGCGCCCGGTACGGCGACCGGATCGAGCCGCGGCTGCGGCACTTCCCCCTCGAGAAGCACAAGCACTCCTTCGCCGCCGCACAGGCCGCAGAGGAGGCCGCCGAGCAGGGGCAGGGCTGGCCGTTCGTGGAGGCCGTGCTCGGGCGCGTGGAAGAACTCGACAAGCAGGGCGAGCCGTTCCTGGTCGATACGGCCCGCGCGCTCGGCCTGGACGCCGAGGAGTTCGACACCGCCCTGATCGACGGCCGGCACATCCTGATCGTGGACGCCGACCACGCCGAGGGCAAGGCGATCGGCGTCACCGGCACGCCGACCTACGTCATCGACGGCGAGCGCCTTGACGGCGGCAAGAGCCAGGACGGTCTGCGCGAGCGCATCGAGCAGATCGCGGACCGGCTGCTCGCCGAACAGGGCTGA
- a CDS encoding CGNR zinc finger domain-containing protein — MLITHDTRCALDAVVDLVNSAADADKADGLADVAGLREFVLRNDISDVGVLSEHDLPAVRRVRGLFAEVFAAAEPRAAAQLINELVAAAGTTPRLTDHDGYDWHVHYFAPGASVADHLAADCGMALAFFVVAGEQERLRRCEAPDCRRAFVDLSRNRSRRYCDSRTCGNRLHVAAYRARRKEATR; from the coding sequence GTGCTGATCACCCATGACACCCGGTGCGCGCTGGACGCCGTGGTCGATCTGGTGAACTCCGCGGCGGACGCCGACAAGGCGGACGGCCTTGCCGACGTCGCGGGTCTGCGGGAGTTCGTGCTGCGGAACGACATCAGCGACGTGGGCGTGCTGTCGGAGCACGACCTGCCGGCGGTGCGCCGGGTGCGCGGGCTGTTCGCCGAAGTCTTCGCGGCCGCGGAGCCGCGGGCGGCCGCACAGTTGATCAATGAGCTGGTGGCGGCGGCCGGCACGACACCGCGGCTCACCGATCACGACGGCTACGACTGGCATGTGCACTACTTCGCACCGGGCGCCTCCGTCGCGGACCACCTGGCGGCCGACTGCGGAATGGCGCTGGCCTTCTTCGTGGTCGCCGGTGAGCAGGAGCGGCTGCGGCGGTGTGAGGCGCCGGACTGCCGGCGGGCCTTCGTCGATCTCTCGCGCAATCGCTCCCGGCGCTACTGCGACAGCCGGACCTGCGGAAACCGGCTGCACGTGGCGGCCTACCGGGCCCGCCGCAAGGAAGCCACACGCTGA
- a CDS encoding SsgA family sporulation/cell division regulator, translating to MNTTVSCELHLRLVVSSESSLPVPAGLRYDTADPYAVHATFHTGAEETVEWVFARDLLAEGLHRPTGTGDVRVWPSRSHGQGVVCIALSSPEGEALLEAPARALESFLKRTDAAVPPGTEHRHFDLDTELSHILAES from the coding sequence ATGAACACCACGGTCAGCTGCGAGCTGCACCTGCGCCTCGTTGTGTCGAGCGAGTCCTCACTGCCTGTACCCGCAGGACTGCGGTATGACACGGCCGATCCCTATGCCGTGCACGCAACCTTCCACACCGGAGCGGAGGAGACCGTCGAGTGGGTTTTCGCCCGCGATCTCCTCGCCGAAGGCCTGCACCGGCCTACCGGCACCGGTGACGTCCGTGTCTGGCCGTCCCGCAGTCACGGTCAGGGCGTCGTATGCATCGCCCTGAGCTCCCCGGAGGGCGAAGCCCTGCTCGAAGCCCCGGCGCGGGCCCTGGAGTCCTTCCTGAAGCGGACGGACGCCGCCGTGCCACCCGGCACCGAGCACCGTCACTTCGACCTCGATACGGAGCTGTCGCACATCCTGGCCGAAAGCTGA
- a CDS encoding TIGR02611 family protein, producing the protein MNTGSDERNEAVAAAEPSESETKIEKVDAELGSRAPEFIQARRALHLSWQVGVFIVGFAVVGAGIVMLPLPGPGWLVIFGGMAIWATEFVWAQLVLRWTKRKVTEATQRALDPRVRRRNIILTTIGLVIVAALVGVYVWKFGIVMPWKIDE; encoded by the coding sequence ATGAATACGGGGAGTGACGAGCGGAATGAGGCCGTCGCAGCGGCTGAGCCGTCGGAATCGGAAACGAAGATCGAGAAGGTCGATGCGGAGCTCGGTTCGCGGGCGCCGGAGTTCATCCAGGCGCGCAGGGCCCTCCACCTGAGCTGGCAGGTCGGCGTCTTCATAGTCGGCTTCGCGGTGGTGGGCGCGGGCATCGTCATGCTGCCGTTGCCGGGGCCGGGCTGGCTCGTGATCTTCGGTGGCATGGCGATCTGGGCGACCGAGTTCGTCTGGGCGCAGCTGGTGCTGCGCTGGACCAAGCGCAAGGTGACCGAGGCGACGCAGCGGGCCCTGGATCCGCGGGTGCGCCGCCGGAACATCATCCTGACCACCATCGGTCTGGTGATCGTCGCCGCTCTGGTCGGTGTCTACGTGTGGAAGTTCGGCATCGTGATGCCGTGGAAGATCGACGAGTGA
- a CDS encoding SCO7613 C-terminal domain-containing membrane protein has translation MTTFPPPAEELRILDHELARLDARRAQLLHRRAWLLGALRAQAAGPTPPRPPFAAPPHAQPTPGTPPNVQNVLLTLGGILLTIAAIAFTVVSWGHLGIGGRSAVLGAVTVAALGVPALLLRRGLRSTAETVAALGLALMVLDAYALHRVALPEADAVGYAAAASAVLAGLWVAYGLVMSDLRLPLPVAVAAAQLPLLLWGLADGAGPRTLIAVLLVTAAGDTFVALWARPLPVRVVAFAGAVALGGWGTASAAGLSVTAQGPDAAARAGVLLLLATAIALHAAWRAGRADLSTWCGALAGLSGVAAVGGVLRTVLDPSWLVPGYLLCGIAVLALALTALPRPLRPGLVCAAGAVTGAALLWALPTAAMSLLEPTTWLGQVWSGSPELTHAEVAGVPGLAVPVTLLTVAGTLLAAHRLIPPGPAWRTPAACGALALLWSSATTLPASLQLPYAAGLSLHLTLAALALAAAVRLSGTAQSGTALACGLASTLTASCLALATRPATFAVFGVLLAAYAGAAWLYAEGARRAVPACVAVGYATALAVAVPAALELPAHGIALTVLAVPAATALLGARLTGRAAGLPVELSGAAAAALAIGLAGLDAPMLALVLALVGVIAAGTALRPERRQVMYVSGALFVAASWVRLAAWDIGSPEAYTLPVTVPALFIGALRRRRAPETSSWTAYAPGLAATLLPSLLAAWGDTHWLRPLLLGAAALLLTLAGSHHRLQAPLALGSAVLALDALHELAPYVVQVVGALPRWLPMALAGLLLLAVGATYEQRLRDARRMRDVLGRMH, from the coding sequence ATGACGACCTTCCCGCCACCGGCCGAGGAACTCCGGATCCTCGACCACGAGCTGGCCCGACTCGACGCCCGCCGCGCCCAGTTGCTCCACCGCCGGGCCTGGCTGCTCGGCGCGCTGCGGGCACAGGCCGCCGGTCCCACCCCGCCGCGTCCGCCGTTCGCCGCTCCCCCGCACGCACAGCCCACGCCGGGCACGCCGCCCAACGTGCAGAACGTGCTGCTCACGCTCGGCGGAATCCTGCTGACGATCGCCGCGATCGCGTTCACGGTGGTCAGCTGGGGCCACTTGGGGATCGGCGGCCGTTCGGCGGTGCTCGGCGCGGTGACGGTTGCCGCGCTCGGTGTCCCGGCGCTGCTGCTGCGCCGCGGCCTGCGGTCGACGGCGGAGACGGTTGCCGCGCTCGGCCTCGCGCTGATGGTCCTCGACGCGTACGCGCTCCACCGCGTGGCACTTCCTGAGGCCGACGCCGTGGGCTACGCGGCGGCGGCATCCGCCGTCCTGGCCGGCCTGTGGGTTGCGTACGGCCTGGTCATGAGCGATCTGCGGCTGCCGCTACCGGTGGCCGTCGCAGCGGCTCAACTTCCGCTCCTCCTGTGGGGCCTGGCGGACGGCGCGGGTCCGCGCACGCTGATCGCCGTGCTGCTGGTCACGGCCGCCGGGGACACCTTCGTCGCGCTGTGGGCGCGGCCGCTGCCGGTGCGCGTCGTGGCGTTCGCCGGTGCCGTGGCCCTGGGCGGCTGGGGCACGGCGAGCGCGGCGGGTCTCTCCGTCACGGCGCAGGGGCCGGACGCCGCGGCGCGGGCCGGGGTGCTGCTGTTGCTTGCCACCGCGATCGCGCTGCACGCGGCCTGGCGGGCCGGTCGTGCCGACTTGTCGACCTGGTGCGGCGCGCTGGCCGGCCTCTCCGGTGTGGCGGCGGTCGGCGGCGTACTGCGGACGGTCCTCGACCCGTCATGGCTCGTCCCCGGCTATCTCCTGTGCGGCATCGCGGTGTTGGCCCTGGCCCTCACCGCACTGCCGCGTCCGCTTCGCCCCGGCCTGGTCTGCGCCGCGGGTGCGGTGACGGGCGCGGCACTGCTGTGGGCGCTGCCCACGGCCGCCATGTCCCTGCTGGAACCGACCACTTGGCTCGGCCAGGTCTGGTCCGGCTCCCCGGAACTCACGCACGCCGAGGTGGCGGGCGTCCCCGGCCTCGCGGTCCCGGTCACCCTGCTCACCGTCGCGGGCACCCTGCTCGCCGCACACCGCCTGATCCCACCGGGCCCGGCCTGGCGCACACCGGCCGCCTGCGGGGCGCTGGCCCTGCTCTGGTCGTCCGCGACCACGCTGCCCGCGTCCCTCCAACTCCCGTACGCGGCCGGGCTGTCCCTCCACCTGACGCTCGCCGCGCTCGCCCTCGCGGCAGCCGTCCGGCTGTCCGGCACTGCCCAGTCCGGCACCGCGCTGGCCTGCGGCCTGGCATCCACGCTGACCGCGTCCTGCCTCGCCCTCGCCACCCGCCCGGCGACCTTCGCGGTGTTCGGCGTCCTGCTGGCCGCGTACGCGGGAGCCGCATGGCTGTACGCCGAGGGCGCACGCCGCGCCGTACCGGCCTGCGTCGCCGTGGGCTACGCCACCGCGCTCGCCGTGGCGGTGCCCGCGGCCCTCGAACTCCCGGCCCACGGGATCGCGTTGACCGTCCTGGCGGTCCCCGCCGCGACGGCCCTGCTCGGCGCGCGCCTGACGGGCCGCGCCGCGGGCCTGCCGGTCGAGCTGTCCGGCGCCGCGGCCGCGGCGCTCGCCATCGGTCTCGCGGGCCTCGACGCCCCGATGCTCGCCCTGGTCCTGGCCCTGGTCGGGGTCATCGCGGCGGGAACGGCCCTGCGCCCCGAGCGGCGCCAGGTCATGTACGTCTCCGGCGCCCTGTTCGTGGCCGCCTCCTGGGTCCGGCTCGCGGCCTGGGACATCGGCAGCCCGGAGGCGTACACCCTCCCCGTGACCGTCCCCGCCCTGTTCATCGGCGCACTGCGCAGGCGCCGGGCCCCGGAGACCTCCTCCTGGACGGCCTACGCCCCAGGGCTCGCGGCAACGCTCCTGCCGAGCTTGCTCGCCGCCTGGGGCGACACGCACTGGCTCCGTCCGCTCCTGCTGGGCGCGGCCGCCCTGCTGCTCACGCTGGCCGGGTCCCACCACCGGCTGCAGGCCCCGCTGGCGCTCGGCTCCGCGGTGCTCGCCCTGGACGCGCTGCACGAGCTGGCGCCGTACGTGGTGCAGGTGGTCGGGGCGCTGCCGCGGTGGCTGCCGATGGCGCTGGCCGGCCTGTTGCTGCTCGCCGTGGGGGCGACGTACGAGCAGCGTCTGCGCGATGCCCGCAGGATGCGGGACGTGCTGGGGCGCATGCACTGA
- a CDS encoding SRPBCC family protein, producing MDWCHYRFRSVWDLPANPDAVFAALERVEDYPSWWPQVRETARHDERSGFVRIRSFLPYDLVVTVREQVHDPAAGVLEVAATGDLDGWARWTIGAFNGGARAVYEQEVDVRRPLMRRLAVPGRPVFLLNHALMMRSGRRGLLRYLHRA from the coding sequence ATGGACTGGTGCCACTACCGCTTCCGCAGTGTCTGGGACCTGCCCGCGAACCCGGACGCCGTCTTCGCCGCCCTCGAACGCGTCGAGGACTATCCGTCGTGGTGGCCGCAGGTCCGCGAGACCGCGCGCCACGACGAGCGCAGCGGCTTCGTCCGCATCCGCTCCTTCCTGCCCTACGACTTGGTCGTGACCGTCCGGGAGCAGGTGCACGATCCGGCGGCGGGGGTGCTGGAAGTGGCGGCCACCGGCGATCTCGACGGCTGGGCGCGCTGGACGATCGGCGCCTTCAACGGCGGTGCGCGTGCCGTGTACGAGCAGGAGGTGGACGTGCGGCGCCCGCTGATGCGACGCCTCGCCGTGCCCGGGCGGCCGGTGTTCCTGCTCAACCACGCGCTGATGATGCGCAGCGGGAGGCGTGGCCTGCTCCGGTACCTGCACCGGGCCTGA
- a CDS encoding 3'-5' exonuclease, which yields MTSWYEGPLAAFDTETTGVDVEHDRIVSAAIIVQDCTGGRPRVSRWLVNPGIPVPAGATEIHGLTDDHLQRNGRWPAPVVEEIGRELADLSATGRPLVIMNAPFDLTLLDRELRRHRASSLANYLENHPLCVVDPRVLDKHLDRYRKGRRTLTDLCEHYGVELTGAHDAAADAQASLDLVRAIGRRFASRLDRLTPAELHTLQAVWHAAQARGLQAWFARSGTPEAVDPAWPLRPDLPAAA from the coding sequence ATGACCAGCTGGTACGAGGGACCCCTGGCCGCATTCGATACCGAGACCACCGGCGTGGACGTCGAGCACGACCGCATCGTGTCCGCCGCGATCATCGTCCAGGACTGCACGGGCGGCCGGCCGCGCGTCAGCCGCTGGCTGGTGAATCCGGGCATTCCGGTGCCGGCCGGGGCCACCGAGATCCATGGCCTGACGGACGACCACCTGCAGCGCAACGGCCGCTGGCCGGCTCCCGTGGTGGAGGAGATAGGCAGGGAACTGGCCGATCTCAGCGCCACCGGCCGGCCGCTCGTCATCATGAACGCGCCGTTCGATCTGACGCTCCTGGACCGCGAGTTGCGCCGCCACCGTGCCTCGTCGCTCGCGAACTACCTGGAGAACCATCCGCTGTGCGTGGTGGATCCGCGCGTCCTCGACAAGCACCTGGACCGCTACCGCAAGGGCCGTCGCACCCTGACGGATCTGTGCGAGCACTACGGCGTGGAGCTGACCGGCGCACATGACGCGGCCGCCGACGCCCAGGCGTCGCTCGATCTCGTACGGGCCATCGGGCGTCGTTTCGCGTCCCGCCTGGACCGGCTGACCCCGGCCGAGCTGCACACGCTGCAGGCGGTGTGGCACGCGGCCCAGGCGCGGGGCCTGCAGGCGTGGTTCGCCCGCAGCGGCACCCCCGAGGCGGTCGACCCGGCGTGGCCGCTGCGGCCCGACCTGCCGGCGGCGGCCTGA